From Brassica oleracea var. oleracea cultivar TO1000 chromosome C3, BOL, whole genome shotgun sequence, a single genomic window includes:
- the LOC106333332 gene encoding 21 kDa protein-like, with amino-acid sequence MAANNKLILVLLSLLPHIIFSSVAARKDYNTKAYVDSWCRTTLYQNLCVRSLSRYVRSRAMQNPQDLARFALKASLYRAKYTKAFLSKEVTNLETLRPKYYALVHDCLTQIRDSVDQLSLAIAELNRVNRRGGKRQLDLDWHINNLQTWTSTALTDAETCVSQFPGRRMSKLKATIKGKVKNVEETTSNALAFIEHYAAARYRARRP; translated from the coding sequence ATGGCAGCTAACAACAAACTGATCCTCGTGTTACTCTCCCTACTTCCTCACATCATCTTTTCCTCGGTAGCAGCAAGAAAAGACTACAACACGAAGGCCTACGTGGACTCTTGGTGCCGAACAACCTTATACCAAAACCTGTGCGTCCGGTCGCTGTCTCGTTACGTGCGTTCAAGGGCTATGCAAAATCCACAGGACCTGGCCCGATTCGCACTAAAAGCAAGTCTCTACCGAGCCAAGTACACAAAGGCGTTCTTGTCAAAAGAGGTAACAAACCTGGAGACGCTAAGGCCTAAATACTATGCGTTGGTACACGACTGCTTGACCCAAATCAGAGACAGCGTTGACCAACTGAGCCTAGCAATAGCGGAGCTGAACAGAGTCAACAGGAGAGGCGGAAAGAGACAATTAGATCTGGACTGGCACATAAACAACCTGCAGACGTGGACAAGCACAGCTCTTACAGACGCCGAGACATGCGTGAGTCAGTTCCCGGGGCGGAGGATGAGCAAGTTGAAGGCAACAATTAAAGGGAAGGTGAAGAATGTGGAAGAAACCACAAGCAATGCCCTCGCCTTCATCGAGCACTACGCTGCTGCTAGGTACAGAGCCAGACGTCCATGA
- the LOC106334718 gene encoding B3 domain-containing protein REM-like 1 translates to MMFQVSDVGHRDVETPSSNNGQDSIGSMNKKHPYARPEAGFSSNHGDNQDNDELPRKRNYPETEKGSSSRHSCIVADATTASSLHTYTPVFLTQDFTSLGGLKGKCSPKRIISSMGTRFVTFTLAPVDVRHCRLRLPMQFSRENGINKPGKIYLLGNDGSKWLANLLQESRGRMTVGDGWKSFVKANGLKIGESYTLELNWEDTTPVLSLCPTDHHSVGIRADGECSEASENESLPIKPSNGTEVIKYDNRKDESSSWEREKNHLRSRDSSSASQNRFLTLTITPDSLRHGRLRLPLEFMTENSMNRPGDITLLGKDGAKWLASLLLERRGRMCLGKGWKDFAKANGLKTGDSITLESIWEDSTPVLRLLHIESTDDRRQQGECSKAREKESAFTEPSSGNKTRKLESNREESRIYPLTRLDSSLVNQNRFETSTVSPEIVRYGAHDYQIGEIVVFRDERDMMFQVSDLGPRFSEIQNVLSPSSNSDQENIGSISIVRKETGFSLYDGDDQYNIELPRKKKAKKNNPGTEADSSPERSCFVAHVTASNLHTDAPHLPQDFTSSNSRTQIVSSYLSSEKQLATFTLAPVDVRNCRLRLPMQFTRENGINKPGKIYLLGKDGSKWLANLLLESRGRMTLGDGWKSFVKANGLKTGESFTLKLNWEDATPVLSLCPPECSIDSREGGECSETIEKEPLPIVLSCEKEISKDDENRKKESSSWERETNLLIWRDSTVLSQNRCLTLTITPDSLKHGRLRLPLEFMTDNSMNKPGEITLLGKDGVKWLVSLLLEKRGRMSLGKGWKDFAKANGLKTGDSITLESIWENATPVLSLLRVESSNDIEVSKQSGSSSGNKTRKAENRREGSSSWELEKRRYSSSAFQNRIVILTLTPEGVRDCKLQLPSQFMRTNGIMNPGKITLLGRSGMKWFAYLLSKDGTIALENGWKGFCEANGVMVGESFVLELIPTQDADQVFKFYSNYGYHIHKC, encoded by the exons ATGATGTTCCAGGTCTCAGATGTAGGACACAGAGACGTAGAGACTCCAAGCAGCAACAATGGTCAGGACAGCATCG GTTCAATGAACAAGAAGCATCCTTACGCAAGACCAGAAGCAGGCTTTTCATCAAATCATGGTGATAACCAGGACAACGACG AGCTTCCAAGAAAGAGAAACTATCCAGAAACTGAAAAAGGTTCTTCATCAAGGCATTCTTGCATTGTTGCCGATGCCACCACAGCTTCGAGTCTACACACATATACACCGGTG TTTCTTACACAAGATTTCACAAGCTTAGGTGGTCTTAAAGGGAAATGTAGTCCGAAACGGATAATATCGTCAATGGGGACACGATTCGTAACATTTACACTAGCACCTGTTGATGTCAGACATTGTAGACTG CGTCTTCCAATGCAATTCTCGAGGGAGAATGGCATCAATAAGCCTGGCAAAATATATCTGTTGGGTAACGATGGTTCAAAGTGGCTGGCAAACCTTCTCCAGGAAAGCAGAGGAAGAATGACTGTGGGAGACGGCTGGAAATCATTTGTTAAAGCTAACGGCTTAAAGATCGGTGAATCCTACACACTGGAGTTGAATTGGGAAGACACAACTCCTGTTCTCAGTTTATGCCCTACAGATCATCATAGCGTTGGCATTAGAGCAGACGGAGAGTGTTCAGAAGCAAGCGAGAATGAGTCTCTTCCCATAAAACCTAGCAACGGAACCGAAGTTATCAAATATGACAACAGGAAAGATGAGAGCAGTTCATGGGAGAGAGAGAAGAATCATCTGCGATCGAGAGATTCAAGTTCAGCAAGCCAAAACCGATTCCTGACATTAACAATTACACCAGACAGTCTCAGACATGGTAGACTG CGTCTTCCATTGGAATTCATGACGGAAAATAGCATGAACAGGCCTGGGGATATAACTCTCTTGGGTAAAGATGGTGCAAAGTGGCTGGCAAGTCTTCTACTAGAAAGAAGGGGGCGAATGTGTTTGGGAAAGGGATGGAAAGACTTTGCTAAGGCAAACGGCTTAAAGACTGGTGACTCCATCACGCTGGAGTCAATATGGGAAGACTCAACTCCTGTGCTCAGGTTGCTCCACATAGAGTCAACAGATGATAGAAGGCAGCAAGGTGAGTGCTCAAAAGCAAGAGAGAAGGAGTCTGCTTTCACAGAACCTAGCAGTGGAAACAAGACCAGGAAACTAGAGAGCAACAGAGAAGAGAGCAGAATATACCCTCTTACAAGGCTAGATTCATCTTTAGTGAACCAAAACCGATTTGAGACATCAACAGTTTCACCTGAAATAGTTCGTTATGGTGCTCATGATTATCAAATTGGCGAAATTGTTGTTTTCAGAGATGAAAGAGATATGATGTTCCAAGTCTCAGATTTAGGACCTAGATTCTCTGAGATTCAAAACGTGCTATCTCCAAGCAGCAACAGTGATCAGGAAAACATTG GTAGCATTTCAATAGTAAGAAAAGAAACAGGCTTTTCATTATATGATGGAGATGATCAGTACAACATTG AGCTTCCAAGAAAGAAGAAGGCGAAGAAGAACAACCCGGGAACAGAAGCAGATTCTTCACCAGAACGCTCTTGTTTTGTAGCCCATGTCACAGCTTCTAATCTACACACGGATGCACCG CATCTTCCACAAGATTTTACAAGCTCAAATAGTCGGACACAGATAGTTTCATCATATTTGTCAAGCGAGAAACAATTAGCAACATTCACACTTGCACCTGTTGATGTCAGGAATTGTAGACTG CGTCTTCCAATGCAATTCACAAGGGAGAATGGCATAAACAAGCCTGGGAAGATATATCTGTTAGGTAAAGACGGTTCAAAGTGGCTGGCAAATCTTCTCCTGGAAAGCAGAGGAAGAATGACTTTGGGCGACGGTTGGAAAAGTTTTGTTAAAGCAAACGGTTTAAAGACAGGTGAATCCTTCACGCTCAAGTTGAATTGGGAAGACGCAACTCCTGTTCTCAGTTTGTGCCCTCCGGAGTGCAGCATTGACAGTAGAGAAGGAGGTGAATGTTCAGAAACAATCGAGAAAGAGCCTCTTCCCATAGTCCTTAGCTGCGAAAAAGAGATCAGCAAAGATGATGAAAACAGGAAAAAGGAGAGCAGCTCATGGGAGAGAGAGACAAATCTTCTGATATGGAGAGATTCAACTGTACTAAGCCAAAACCGATGTCTGACACTAACAATCACACCTGACAGTCTCAAACATGGTAGACTG CGTCTTCCATTGGAATTTATGACGGATAACAGCATGAACAAGCCTGGAGAAATAACTCTACTGGGTAAAGATGGTGTTAAGTGGCTGGTTAGTCTTCTTCTGGAAAAAAGAGGTAGAATGAGCTTGGGAAAAGGGTGGAAAGATTTTGCTAAAGCAAATGGCTTAAAGACAGGTGACTCCATTACGTTGGAGTCAATTTGGGAAAACGCAACTCCGGTGCTCAGTTTGCTCCGTGTGGAGTCTAGCAATGATATCGAGGTTTCAAAACAGTCGGGATCTAGCAGCGGAAACAAGACCAGGAAAGCAGAGAACAGGAGAGAAGGGAGTAGTTCATGGGAGTTGGAGAAAAGAAGATATTCATCTTCAGCATTCCAAAACCGAATCGTGATATTAACACTTACACCTGAAGGTGTCAGAGACTGTAAACTG CAACTTCCGAGTCAATTCATGAGGACTAATGGCATCATGAACCCTGGAAAGATAACTCTGTTGGGTAGAAGTGGGATGAAGTGGTTTGCATATTTATTGTCAAAAGATGGAACAATCGCTTTGGAGAATGGATGGAAAGGTTTCTGTGAGGCTAATGGGGTGATGGTAGGAGAGTCTTTCGTTTTGGAACTCATTCCCACACAAGACGCAGACCAAGTTTTCAAGTTCTACTCCAACTACGGATACCATATACATAAATGTTAA
- the LOC106330003 gene encoding B3 domain-containing protein REM13, whose amino-acid sequence MICYASRSVPSVCLDKSIKMAKSTTLLSRPQFFHTLLPGFQTQLTIPSDFFSNYIKDLETTTAELKSDSSLDITWKVGRILNDGWGDFAVASLPCTLNIDDDDEVPLNKKVKTNIYETEADSCFKAFLTDSSLHTDTLHFTSSNALTRNCSEAHSAQLSNENMEREREEDESLIKKKLKPKQRPVSYSSYSPCHKRFVTFTLPPEYSTLCRLTLPNLFVKENGISTPAEICVLGKDGTKWPITLLLDKKGIMSFGKGWKEFVKANGLETGFTLKLMWEDTTPSFSLCCPESACNKDEEECLESIKKQSLSIDRRIRDKPGKRKNNKEEKRSWEREKIHCGGRDVGEFEEVPTNKKVKTDSHGTDAASSSLDNSCFVAFVTDSSLDTDTLYLPRYFTSSNGLTRKCRKIVLIDGGGRSWAMDLSFNESSDIFYISPGWRSFCDKNGLEAGGFFTFKLVGNEETPVLSFCPMVSIDSRSQKDCFEAHSTEVSNEEEEIERERNEEETLMDIEEKKKSKPEQRPVSYSSYSPCYKRFITFTLPPDYATLDKLTLPKLFVKENGINKPGEIYLLGKDGTKWLTRLLLDKKGLMRLGKGWKDFVKANGLESGFTLKLIWEDATPFFSLCCAESTSDNNEEEYLETIKKQSLSIDRRIRDKNDKEEKRSWEREKINMRGRDSTTSSQKQFLTLAITPTSLRCNRMRLPIPFLRKSCMDKPGVIYLLGKDDTKWMANLIQEGDGRMKLGKGWTAFAKENEFKAGESVTLESIWEDETPMIRFLRTESESSKANKKESIYMEDTESRTRDSSSEIHARFVTLTLKHEDVKACVLILPSQFLKANGINKHGKITLLDENEVELSAYLLSREGIVAVESGWGEFCEANGVKLGESFTLECIKEQDETAPVLKVLFSGGHGPSISFSVLSESGVAFYCIEFSESSKEFVRANGLKTRCGDIVLMNEKGRSWTSALKQRQCGKSYITRGWRSFCSANGLKAGDIFTFKLIERGGTLVLRKSPSHRESKEDEGSEADEIESLSTESDSDEESNQDEKRLKMRISIWKASSSPSRNRFVTLNS is encoded by the exons ATGATATGTTACGCGAGTCGTTCTGTTCCTTCCGTGTGCTTGGACAAATCAATCAAAATGGCGAAATCAACAACGCTTCTTAGCCGCCCGCAGTTCTTCCACACTCTTCTTCCTGGCTTTCAAACTCAACTC ACGATTCCGTCAGACTTCTTCTCGAATTATATCAAGGACTTGGAGACGACTACTGCGGAGCTCAAATCGGACTCCTCCCTCGACATAACCTGGAAAGTGGGTCGGATACTTAATGATGGCTGGGGAGACTTCGCCGTCGCTAGTCTTCCATGT ACATTAAACATTGATGATGATGATG AGGTTCCTTTAAACAAGAAAGTGAAGACCAACATTTATGAAACTGAAGCGGATTCTTGTTTTAAGGCCTTTCTCACAGATTCGAGTCTACACACTGATACACTG CATTTTACAAGCTCAAATGCTCTTACAAGAAACTGTTCTGAAGCTCATTCCGCACAACTTAGCAATGAGAACATGGAAAGAGAGAGGGAAGAAGACGAGTCATTAATAAAGAAGAAGCTTAAGCCGAAGCAAAGACCTGTGTCATATTCATCATATTCACCATGTCATAAGCGATTCGTAACGTTTACGCTCCCGCCTGAATATTCCACACTTTGTAGATTG ACTCTTCCAAATCTATTCGTCAAGGAGAATGGCATCAGCACGCCTGCGGAGATATGTGTGTTGGGTAAAGATGGTACAAAGTGGCCGATCACCCTTCTACTTGACAAGAAAGGAATAATGAGTTTCGGAAAGGGTTGGAAAGAATTTGTCAAAGCAAATGGGCTAGAGACAGGATTCACGCTCAAGTTGATGTGGGAAGACACAACTCCTTCGTTTAGTTTATGCTGTCCAGAATCAGCGTGTAACAAAGATGAAGAAGAGTGTTTAGAATCTATCAAGAAACAGTCTCTTTCAATAGATAGGAGAATTAGAGACAAGCCCGGCAAACGTAAGAATAACAAAGAGGAGAAAAGGTCATGGGAAAGAGAAAAGATTCATTGCGGAGGGAGAGATGTTGGTGAGTTTGAGG AGGTTCCTACAAACAAGAAAGTAAAGACGGACAGTCATGGAACAGATGCGGCTTCTTCTTCATTGGACAACTCATGTTTTGTGGCCTTTGTCACGGATTCGAGTCTAGACACAGATACACTG TATCTTCCACGATATTTTACAAGCTCAAATGGTCTTACAAGAAAATGCCGCAAGATTGTTTTAATAGATGGTGGGGGAAGATCATGGGCAATGGATCTGAGCTTCAACGAATCTTCTGATATTTTCTACATAAGCCCGGGTTGGAGAAGTTTCTGTGACAAAAACGGTCTAGAAGCAGGAGGTTTCTTTACGTTTAAACTAGTGGGAAACGAGGAAACTCCTGTGCTCAGTTTCTGCCCTATGGTGTCCATCGATAGTAGAAGCCAAAAAGATTGTTTTGAAGCTCATTCCACAGAAGTTAGCAATGAGGAAGAGGAGATAGAAAGGGAGAGAAATGAAGAAGAGACATTAATGGACATAGAAGAAAAGAAGAAGAGTAAACCGGAGCAAAGACCTGTGTCATATTCATCATATTCACCATGTTATAAGCGATTCATAACATTTACCCTCCCACCTGATTATGCCACACTTGATAAATTG ACTCTTCCAAAGCTATTCGTGAAGGAGAATGGAATCAACAAGCCTGGGGAGATATATCTGTTGGGTAAAGATGGTACAAAGTGGCTGACACGACTTCTACTGGACAAGAAAGGACTGATGAGACTGGGAAAGGGTTGGAAAGATTTTGTCAAAGCAAATGGGCTAGAGTCTGGATTCACGCTCAAGTTGATATGGGAAGACGCAACTCCTTTCTTTAGTTTATGCTGTGCAGAATCTACGAGTGACAATAATGAAGAAGAGTATTTAGAAACTATCAAGAAACAGTCTCTTTCTATAGATCGGAGAATCAGAGATAAGAATGACAAAGAGGAGAAAAGGTCATGGGAAAGAGAAAAGATTAACATGAGAGGGAGAGATTCAACTACATCGAGCCAAAAGCAATTCCTGACATTAGCAATCACCCCTACCAGTCTCCGATGTAACAGAATG CGTCTTCCAATACCATTCTTGAGGAAGAGTTGCATGGACAAGCCTGGAGTGATATATCTGTTGGGAAAAGATGATACAAAGTGGATGGCAAATCTTATACAGGAAGGAGACGGAAGAATGAAGTTGGGAAAAGGCTGGACAGCTTTTGCTAAAGAAAACGAGTTTAAGGCAGGAGAATCCGTTACATTGGAGTCAATCTGGGAAGATGAGACTCCTATGATCAGGTTTCTCCGTACGGAGTCTGAGAGTTCAAAAGCTAACAAGAAAGAGTCCATTTACATGGAAGACACAGAATCAAGAACGAGAGATTCATCTTCAGAAATCCATGCCCGGTTCGTGACGTTAACACTAAAACATGAAGATGTCAAAGCCTGTGTGCTG ATTCTTCCTAGTCAGTTCTTGAAGGCTAATGGCATCAACAAACATGGGAAGATAACTCTTTTGGATGAAAATGAAGTAGAATTGTCGGCATATCTACTGTCAAGAGAAGGAATTGTTGCTGTGGAAAGTGGTTGGGGTGAGTTTTGTGAAGCTAATGGCGTCAAATTAGGAGAATCTTTCACTTTGGAGTGCATTAAAGAGCAAGACGAAACAGCTCCTGTACTTAAAGTATTGTTCTCAGGAGGC CATGGCCCTTCCATATCCTTTTCAGTGCTCAGTGAAAGTGGAGTTGCTTTTTATTGTATTGAATTTTCAGAATCTTCCAAAGAGTTTGTGAGGGCAAATGGTCTAAAGACAAGATGTGGAGATATTGTTCTGATGAATGAAAAAGGTAGATCATGGACTTCAGCTTTAAAACAAAGACAATGTGGAAAAAGTTACATCACACGAGGGTGGAGAAGTTTCTGTAGTGCCAATGGACTCAAGGCGGGAGATATCTTCACTTTCAAACTCATCGAAAGAGGAGGAACACTGGTTCTACGTAAGTCTCCCTCCCACAGAGAATCCAAAGAAGATGAGGGCTCAGAAGCTGATGAAATAGAGTCCCTTTCCACAGAATCTGACAGCGATGAAGAGAGCAACCAAGATGAGAAAAGACTCAAGATGCGTATATCAATATGGAAAGCTTCATCTTCACCATCCCGAAACAGATTTGTGACACTTAACTCTTAA
- the LOC106336109 gene encoding fasciclin-like arabinogalactan protein 3, producing MDLKASSSLLCLAILFGVSSIVSAVNITRALEKYPEFSTMIELFGKTELTPIINKRQTITVLALSNDAIGSISGRPEEELKNVLMNHVVLDYFDELKLKALKDRSTLLTTLYQSTGLGQQQNGFLNCTKTNGKIYFGSGVKGAPQTAEYITTVFRNPYNLSVIQISMPIVAPGLGSPVQVPPPPPMTPPPSPSPKKVAATPAPGPAEEEDYADSPPGAAPETAPASAPSEDGSPAPAPGNAGKKKMAAADEVEPPTSASNTALSFGAVLVLGLVASFAGF from the coding sequence ATGGATCTCAAGGCTTCCTCTTCTCTCCTCTGTCTCGCCATCTTATTCGGTGTTTCTTCCATTGTATCAGCAGTTAACATAACCCGAGCACTCGAGAAATACCCTGAATTCAGCACCATGATCGAGCTTTTCGGCAAGACCGAGCTCACCCCTATTATCAACAAACGTCAGACAATCACCGTGCTAGCTCTCAGCAACGATGCTATCGGTTCCATCTCTGGTAGACCTGAGGAGGAGCTCAAGAACGTTCTTATGAATCATGTAGTTCTTGACTACTTTGATGAGCTCAAGCTCAAGGCTCTAAAGGACAGGAGCACATTGCTCACTACCCTTTACCAATCTACCGGTTTGGGCCAGCAGCAAAACGGTTTCCTCAACTGCACCAAAACTAACGGAAAGATTTACTTTGGGTCTGGTGTGAAAGGCGCTCCTCAAACCGCTGAATACATCACAACCGTGTTCCGCAACCCGTACAATCTCTCTGTGATCCAAATCAGCATGCCCATTGTGGCTCCTGGACTCGGATCTCCGGTTCAGGTTCCTCCACCACCACCCATGACACCACCACCGTCTCCATCTCCCAAGAAGGTTGCAGCCACTCCAGCTCCTGGACCAGCTGAGGAGGAGGATTACGCAGATTCTCCTCCTGGCGCAGCTCCAGAAACCGCACCTGCATCAGCCCCATCAGAAGATGGTTCTCCTGCTCCGGCTCCAGGGAATGCAGGTAAGAAGAAAATGGCAGCAGCTGATGAAGTTGAACCACCTACTTCTGCTTCTAACACAGCTTTGAGTTTTGGTGCCGTTCTCGTTCTCGGGTTGGTGGCTAGTTTTGCTGGGTTCTAA
- the LOC106336110 gene encoding thylakoid lumenal 19 kDa protein, chloroplastic gives MATKIFSPTPPVISSTSATTKTPVLPKAIVSRCLRTSLSAVVAATAVLTMVPALPAAGEGNQPYKLYYGTAASAANYGGYGGNSDRKTSAEYVYDVPEGWKERLVSKVEKGTNGTDSEFYNPKKRTEKEYLTFLSGFRQLAPRDVILNNLALSDVELQDLIAGADKVVSEEKKDEETGQVYYLYEIDGVGKHSLITVTCAKNKLYAHFVNAPAPEWNRDQDTLTHLRDSFKTVSSSS, from the coding sequence ATGGCCACTAAAATCTTCTCTCCGACTCCCCCCGTCATCTCCTCAACCTCAGCCACCACCAAAACGCCGGTCCTCCCCAAGGCAATAGTATCGCGATGTCTACGCACCTCTCTTTCTGCCGTTGTCGCCGCGACTGCCGTCCTGACGATGGTTCCGGCGTTGCCTGCCGCGGGTGAGGGGAACCAACCCTACAAATTATACTACGGGACAGCAGCTAGCGCGGCGAACTACGGGGGATACGGAGGGAACTCGGACAGGAAGACATCGGCGGAGTATGTGTACGACGTGCCGGAAGGGTGGAAGGAGAGGCTGGTGTCGAAGGTGGAGAAGGGCACAAACGGGACAGACAGCGAATTTTACAACCCCAAGAAGAGGACAGAGAAGGAGTACCTTACGTTCTTGTCGGGGTTCAGACAGCTGGCGCCGAGGGATGTGATCCTTAACAACCTGGCCTTGTCAGACGTGGAGCTCCAGGATCTGATAGCAGGCGCTGATAAAGTGGTGTCTGAGGAGAAGAAGGATGAAGAGACAGGGCAGGTGTACTATCTGTACGAGATCGATGGAGTAGGGAAGCACAGTCTGATCACAGTCACTTGCGCTAAGAACAAGCTCTATGCCCATTTCGTCAACGCCCCTGCGCCCGAGTGGAACCGCGACCAAGACACATTAACCCACCTTCGGGACTCCTTCAAGACCGTATCTTCTTCTTCTTGA